One region of Babylonia areolata isolate BAREFJ2019XMU chromosome 29, ASM4173473v1, whole genome shotgun sequence genomic DNA includes:
- the LOC143274718 gene encoding elongin-B-like, with protein sequence MDVFLMIRRMKTTIFTDAKETTSLIDVKRIVEGITKVPPENQRLFREDQALTDDNKCLGDYGLNTNNAKAQSPATLGLTYKKEDGEWEQLDIQPLSSPPELPDVMKPQETSQQVEQAAA encoded by the exons ATG GATGTGTTCCTAATGATTCGCCGCATGAAAACCACCATTTTCACTGATGCGAAGGAAACGACATCCCTCATTGATGTCAAACGGATCGTCGAGGGCATCACCAAAGTTCCACCAGAGAACCAGCGCCTGTTTAGGGAGGATcag GCTCTGACTGACGACAACAAGTGCTTGGGGGACTATGGTTTGAACACGAACAATGCCAAGGCCCAGTCCCCTGCTACCCTGGGACTGACCTACAAGAAGGAAG ACGGTGAATGGGAGCAGTTGGACATTCAGCCTCTGTCCAGTCCACCAGAGCTGCCAGATGTTATGAAACCTCAGGAGACATCCCAGCAAGTGGAACAAGCAGCTGCCTGA